From a single Candidatus Delongbacteria bacterium genomic region:
- a CDS encoding M1 family metallopeptidase encodes MKSPLAALLLICLPFLALAQSPAPEDSLLEGWYKNHLAGAQSRFVQLDGGERSDPSIDVRYAHLALSPSMSTGNLIGRAELLCESRMQGLSSLELDLAQPMLVDSVGADASSWNRMGDILHLLLTQPADSGEQITVMIAYSGMPASSGFGSWSLTNHAGTPILSTLSEPYGARSWWPCKDDPTDKLDSLRLEVTVPSAYTATSNGVLEGVDNLGINTRWRWVERYPIASYLVCLSVTNYVSFEDSYISMAGDTMPVVHYVYPEDLADAQIDFDVTVPMLEFFSQLWGEYPFVQEKYGHSAFAWSGGMEHQCNTSYGANLIRGDHVYDRIVAHELAHQWWGDLITCATFDDIWLNEGFATYSEALWTEHTGGFAALQNFMVTRAWVTDPSGPVYAPTSTFGSNTVYRKGAWLLHMLRGIIGDTAFTELMRGWYQSDHAYGSATVADFVAHAQTFTDKDLSGFWQGYLYGMNRPTYRWDVIPRTHQGFDLAQIWISQIQSDPDFEMYLPLRVNSGAGSVALSVRDSLRNQGFAVLTPAAPTTLEFDPDNWVLEFNTEGTLENQLSQIVFSGRFADGSLPGAGDLRATLRRPGDRHVILDATCMDHGIFVFELQHELEAWVPSETLTLDLYSLSGLHAGERLHLSIAPDSGLWQDLGLHTLQHAPPPLLSIELQDEVAHLQWTSVPGAQSYRIYRYSDLNRQDEILLGETPLLHWDDPIDREMAVYQVRVVWAH; translated from the coding sequence GTGAAGAGTCCACTAGCCGCCCTGCTGCTGATCTGCCTGCCCTTTCTGGCCCTGGCCCAAAGCCCGGCCCCGGAGGACAGCCTGCTGGAGGGCTGGTACAAGAACCATCTGGCGGGGGCCCAGAGCCGTTTCGTGCAACTGGACGGCGGGGAGCGCAGCGATCCGTCCATTGATGTACGCTATGCCCATCTCGCGCTGAGCCCCAGCATGAGCACGGGCAACCTGATCGGTCGCGCCGAGCTGCTGTGCGAAAGCCGAATGCAGGGATTGTCCAGTCTGGAACTTGATCTGGCCCAGCCGATGCTGGTGGATTCGGTGGGAGCCGACGCCAGCAGCTGGAACCGCATGGGTGACATCCTGCATCTGCTGCTGACCCAGCCCGCGGATTCCGGCGAGCAAATCACCGTGATGATCGCCTACTCGGGCATGCCCGCTTCCTCGGGATTCGGCTCCTGGTCACTGACCAACCACGCGGGCACTCCCATTCTGAGCACACTCAGTGAACCGTATGGCGCCCGCTCCTGGTGGCCCTGCAAGGACGACCCCACCGACAAGCTGGACAGCCTGCGTCTGGAGGTGACCGTGCCGTCGGCCTACACGGCCACCAGCAACGGAGTGCTGGAGGGGGTGGACAACCTGGGCATCAACACGCGCTGGCGCTGGGTCGAACGCTATCCGATCGCGAGTTATCTGGTCTGCCTGAGCGTGACCAATTACGTCAGTTTCGAGGACAGCTACATCAGCATGGCGGGTGATACAATGCCCGTGGTGCATTATGTCTATCCCGAGGATCTGGCCGACGCCCAGATCGATTTTGACGTGACCGTGCCCATGCTGGAGTTCTTCAGCCAGCTCTGGGGCGAGTACCCCTTCGTGCAGGAGAAGTACGGGCACAGCGCCTTCGCCTGGAGCGGCGGCATGGAGCACCAGTGCAACACCAGCTACGGCGCCAATCTGATCCGCGGCGATCATGTCTACGACCGGATCGTGGCCCACGAGCTGGCACACCAGTGGTGGGGCGACCTGATCACCTGCGCGACCTTTGACGACATCTGGCTCAACGAAGGCTTCGCCACCTACTCCGAGGCGCTCTGGACCGAGCACACGGGGGGCTTTGCCGCCCTGCAGAACTTCATGGTCACCCGGGCCTGGGTCACCGACCCCAGCGGACCGGTCTACGCGCCCACCAGCACCTTCGGGTCCAACACGGTCTACCGCAAGGGGGCCTGGCTGCTGCACATGCTGCGCGGGATCATTGGCGACACGGCCTTCACCGAGCTGATGCGCGGCTGGTACCAGAGCGACCACGCCTACGGCAGCGCCACCGTGGCCGATTTCGTGGCCCACGCCCAGACCTTCACCGACAAGGACCTGTCAGGATTCTGGCAGGGCTATCTCTACGGAATGAACCGACCGACCTACCGCTGGGACGTGATCCCGCGCACCCACCAGGGCTTCGATCTGGCCCAGATCTGGATCTCGCAGATCCAGAGTGATCCGGACTTCGAGATGTACCTGCCGCTGCGCGTCAACAGTGGTGCGGGCAGTGTGGCCTTGAGCGTGCGCGACAGCCTGAGGAACCAGGGCTTTGCGGTGCTGACCCCGGCCGCGCCCACCACCCTGGAGTTCGATCCGGACAACTGGGTGCTGGAGTTCAATACCGAAGGCACTCTGGAGAATCAGCTGAGCCAGATCGTGTTCTCGGGGCGTTTCGCCGACGGCAGTCTGCCCGGCGCTGGTGACCTGCGGGCCACCCTGCGCCGCCCGGGCGACCGCCATGTGATCCTGGACGCCACCTGCATGGATCACGGCATCTTCGTCTTCGAGCTGCAGCACGAACTGGAGGCCTGGGTGCCTTCCGAGACCCTGACCCTGGACCTGTATTCACTGTCCGGCCTGCACGCGGGTGAACGGCTGCACCTGAGCATTGCCCCCGACAGCGGCCTCTGGCAGGATCTGGGGCTGCACACCCTGCAGCACGCGCCGCCACCCCTGCTGAGCATCGAGCTGCAGGACGAGGTCGCCCACCTGCAGTGGACCAGTGTGCCCGGCGCCCAGTCCTACCGGATCTATCGTTACTCGGATCTCAACCGCCAGGACGAGATCCTGCTGGGCGAAACCCCTCTGCTGCACTGGGACGACCCCATCGACCGCGAGATGGCCGTGTATCAGGTGCGCGTGGTCTGGGCCCACTGA
- a CDS encoding phosphopentomutase — translation MQSGRFIMVVLDGVGVGDAPDATLFGDEGANTLGNIAQRMHGLTLPSLGDLGLGNLVRLEGVPPVEHPQASWGRMTERSMGKDSTLGHWELAGLITPTALPTYPSGFPADLVKTFITRAGIEGILGNLPASGTEILKDLGQRHVDSGWPIVYTSADSVFQIAAHESVIPLPRLYELCEIARELLVGEHAVARVIARPFVGEAGDWRRTTNRRDFSLRPAATIVLEEVQQAGHGVLAIGKIRDLYAGVGIDQAVKSHNNAEGMELLQAELERHDSPHHLILLNLVDFDALWGHRLDTEGFAAGLEEFDRRLPGILAALRPGDTLCLCADHGNDPTGTNTDHTREQVPLLVVRPGTPGTALGTRSSFCDMAASMRAHFGLPAREPGISFL, via the coding sequence ATGCAGTCAGGTCGATTCATCATGGTCGTGCTCGACGGCGTGGGTGTGGGAGACGCACCCGATGCCACGCTGTTCGGAGACGAGGGCGCCAATACCCTGGGCAACATCGCCCAACGCATGCACGGCCTGACGCTGCCCTCGCTGGGAGACCTTGGGCTGGGCAATCTGGTCCGGCTGGAGGGCGTGCCACCCGTCGAGCACCCTCAGGCAAGCTGGGGCCGGATGACGGAACGCTCCATGGGCAAGGATTCCACCCTCGGGCACTGGGAACTTGCCGGTCTGATCACACCAACCGCCCTGCCGACCTATCCAAGTGGTTTTCCAGCGGATCTTGTCAAGACCTTCATCACCAGGGCGGGCATCGAAGGCATTCTGGGCAATCTGCCGGCCTCGGGCACCGAGATCCTCAAGGATCTGGGCCAGCGCCATGTGGACAGCGGCTGGCCGATCGTCTACACCTCGGCTGACAGCGTGTTCCAGATCGCCGCCCACGAAAGCGTGATCCCGCTGCCAAGGCTTTACGAACTGTGCGAGATCGCGCGCGAGTTGCTGGTGGGCGAGCACGCCGTGGCCCGGGTGATCGCCCGGCCCTTCGTCGGTGAGGCGGGCGACTGGCGCCGGACCACCAATCGCCGGGATTTCAGCCTGCGACCGGCGGCCACGATCGTGCTCGAGGAAGTGCAGCAGGCCGGTCATGGAGTGCTGGCCATTGGCAAGATCCGTGATCTGTACGCGGGCGTGGGCATCGATCAGGCGGTGAAGAGCCACAACAACGCCGAAGGCATGGAGCTGCTGCAGGCGGAACTGGAGCGGCACGACAGCCCGCATCACCTGATCCTGCTGAACCTGGTGGATTTTGACGCCCTCTGGGGCCACCGGCTGGATACGGAGGGGTTCGCGGCCGGGCTGGAAGAGTTCGATCGCCGTCTGCCCGGCATCCTGGCAGCGCTCAGACCGGGTGATACGCTCTGCCTCTGCGCCGATCACGGCAACGATCCGACGGGCACGAACACCGATCATACCCGCGAGCAGGTGCCCCTGTTGGTGGTGCGCCCCGGAACGCCCGGAACGGCGCTGGGCACGCGCAGCAGCTTCTGCGACATGGCGGCCTCGATGCGCGCGCATTTCGGTTTGCCAGCCCGCGAACCGGGAATCAGTTTCCTCTGA
- a CDS encoding ATP-binding protein, producing the protein MPKILERRLSIPSDPAEITAVELFLSTFAADAGIEEDPTGDILIAGTEVVNNAILHGNRSQPELKVHILVRHSPGLVEIRVDDEGKGFDLDSRPDPTSPTHLLDESGRGLLIIQHLMDEVRFEQGPAGQTAILIKRLG; encoded by the coding sequence ATGCCCAAGATTCTGGAACGACGCCTCAGCATTCCATCGGATCCCGCGGAAATTACCGCGGTGGAGTTGTTTCTGAGCACCTTCGCCGCGGATGCCGGTATTGAAGAAGACCCCACTGGCGACATCCTGATCGCCGGCACCGAGGTGGTGAACAATGCCATCCTCCACGGCAACCGCAGCCAGCCCGAACTGAAGGTGCACATTCTGGTGCGCCACAGCCCGGGCCTTGTGGAGATCCGCGTGGATGACGAAGGCAAGGGGTTTGACCTGGACTCCCGACCGGACCCCACCTCTCCGACACACCTGCTGGACGAATCGGGGCGCGGACTGCTGATCATCCAGCACCTGATGGATGAAGTTCGCTTCGAGCAGGGTCCTGCCGGGCAGACTGCCATCCTGATCAAGCGACTGGGCTGA
- a CDS encoding EutN/CcmL family microcompartment protein gives MQLGKVIGTLWATRKDPKLTGLKFLIVRHLDFDYSEKSGFSVAVDSVGAGVGEVVLCASGSSARLTQATEGRPVDTVIMAIVDRVDLNSGGDAR, from the coding sequence ATGCAACTGGGCAAGGTCATCGGCACCCTCTGGGCCACCCGCAAGGATCCCAAACTGACCGGTCTGAAGTTCCTGATCGTGCGCCATCTGGATTTCGACTACAGTGAGAAATCCGGCTTCTCCGTGGCGGTGGACAGCGTGGGGGCGGGAGTGGGGGAAGTGGTGCTCTGCGCCTCGGGATCCAGCGCGCGGCTTACTCAAGCCACCGAGGGGCGTCCCGTGGATACCGTGATCATGGCCATCGTCGACCGGGTGGACCTGAACTCCGGCGGAGATGCCCGATGA
- a CDS encoding EutN/CcmL family microcompartment protein, whose product MNLARVVGTVWATRKNPALEHATLLVIQPVDLHDRPCGERLAAVDTRAALLGQLVFYVSSKEAALPLPGELVPVDATIVGIVDRLDEA is encoded by the coding sequence ATGAACCTCGCCCGCGTGGTCGGAACCGTCTGGGCCACCCGCAAGAATCCGGCGCTGGAGCACGCGACTCTGCTGGTGATCCAGCCCGTGGACCTGCACGACAGGCCCTGCGGCGAGCGTCTGGCGGCCGTGGACACGCGCGCGGCCCTGCTGGGGCAGCTGGTGTTCTATGTCAGTTCAAAGGAAGCGGCCCTGCCTCTGCCCGGGGAGCTGGTACCCGTGGACGCCACCATCGTGGGCATCGTGGACCGGCTGGACGAGGCGTGA